A window of the Deinobacterium chartae genome harbors these coding sequences:
- the floA gene encoding flotillin-like protein FloA (flotillin-like protein involved in membrane lipid rafts), whose translation MIEMSTLFLIGGIIVFFLLFAWLIPVQLWISAIASGVYVGLGYLVAMRLRRVNPSRIILPQIKATKAGLKLRQNLLEAHYLAGGNVDRVVDALIAADKAGIPLTFDRATAIDLAGRDVLEAVKVSVTPKVITTPPIAAMARNGIQVVATARITVRVQIDRLVGGAGEETIIARVGEGIVSTIGSSDSHKQVLENPDRISKVVLEKGLDAGTAFEILSIDIMDVDVGKNIGAELQTDQAEADKRIAQAKAEERRAMAVAQEQEMKARVQEMRARVVAAEATVPEAIAQAFRDGRLGVMDYYNLQNVQADTAMRSSIADNNPSRPKDET comes from the coding sequence ATGATCGAGATGAGCACACTTTTCCTGATCGGCGGCATCATCGTCTTCTTCCTGCTGTTCGCATGGCTGATCCCGGTGCAGCTGTGGATCTCCGCGATCGCTTCGGGCGTTTACGTGGGCCTGGGATACCTGGTGGCCATGCGGCTGCGCCGGGTGAATCCCTCCCGCATCATCTTGCCGCAGATCAAGGCGACCAAGGCGGGCTTAAAACTTCGCCAGAACCTGCTCGAGGCGCACTACCTGGCGGGCGGCAACGTGGACCGGGTGGTAGACGCCCTGATCGCCGCCGACAAGGCGGGCATCCCGCTCACCTTTGACCGCGCGACCGCCATCGACCTCGCCGGGCGCGACGTCCTCGAGGCGGTCAAGGTCTCGGTAACCCCCAAGGTGATCACCACCCCGCCGATCGCAGCGATGGCCCGCAACGGCATTCAGGTGGTCGCCACCGCCCGCATCACGGTCCGCGTGCAGATCGACCGTCTGGTGGGCGGCGCCGGCGAGGAAACCATCATCGCCCGCGTGGGCGAGGGGATCGTTTCTACCATCGGCTCCTCGGACAGCCACAAGCAGGTCCTGGAAAACCCGGACCGCATCTCGAAAGTGGTGCTCGAAAAAGGACTCGATGCCGGCACCGCCTTCGAGATCTTGTCCATCGACATCATGGACGTGGACGTGGGCAAGAATATCGGTGCCGAGCTGCAGACCGACCAGGCCGAGGCCGACAAGCGCATCGCGCAGGCCAAGGCCGAGGAGCGCCGCGCCATGGCCGTCGCCCAGGAACAGGAAATGAAGGCCCGGGTGCAGGAGATGCGCGCGCGGGTCGTGGCAGCCGAGGCCACGGTACCCGAGGCGATCGCCCAGGCCTTCCGGGATGGCCGCCTGGGGGTAATGGACTACTACAACCTGCAGAACGTGCAGGCCGACACGGCGATGCGCAGCTCGATCGCCGACAATAATCCTTCGAGGCCCAAGGACGAAACCTGA